One stretch of Bacteroidota bacterium DNA includes these proteins:
- a CDS encoding PAS domain S-box protein, with the protein MESEFKKFLETSMDAVVITDENQIILCFNKSAESILGYTSKEACGKKLSSLLPEHVRDVHDDYVRQFGKENDKSRKMGSGMYVKGKHRNGKELILEIAISTYTFREKKYYAGIIRDYTERYRVETELNRLSVAVEQSSASIVITDPKGTIEYVNKGFTETTGYSSIEAKGQNPRILKSGLTPQATFTDLWKTLNEGKRWSGTFINKKKTGEHYWQQATLSPILDKSGKLINYVGVIEDISLQKMKEEILRVNEQRYRTFFEDDVSGAYIARPDGNIIVCNKAFRQIFEFEEHGNSDPAIMLQSLYENQEQWNATLVRLQREHRLDNLREKLRTHAGNSVHVVENLVGTIDEHGDLREINGYLLNETRLKLLEHQLLQSQKMESVGTLAAGVAHDFNNVLAIILNASEVLRMELSDNPTFLKYVDVITQSAKRGSAIAKEILLFSRRDKITSVPISINKAIAQILNFLEHSLPKSVSIELHIPKDQEFEVMGDYSLIEQVYLNLSINASDSMPQGGKLILGVRSVDKNVLYQKFAVQTVDNFIELSVSDSGMGIDDVLLDRIFDPFFTTKKIEKGTGLGLSIVHGIVSSLNGYIDVESTIGKGTTFRIYLPLTKEKAEKEKDFVHITSHQHTETILLVDDEQELLDIMSEALSLYGYKTIGVLDVDSALALLRKSEKDISIVITDIAMPNRTGDELIQEMKILYPDKKIIVLSGFGDQNTIANIKELGIDIFLHKPIEIELLIETLEKVLEKTKQPV; encoded by the coding sequence AAGTTTCTTGAAACATCAATGGATGCGGTAGTCATTACTGATGAAAACCAAATCATCCTCTGCTTCAACAAATCTGCTGAATCAATTCTAGGGTACACTTCAAAAGAAGCGTGTGGAAAAAAACTATCCTCGCTGCTTCCCGAACATGTTCGGGATGTTCATGATGATTATGTAAGACAATTTGGAAAAGAAAATGATAAATCTCGTAAAATGGGAAGCGGTATGTACGTGAAGGGAAAACATAGGAACGGGAAAGAGCTCATCTTGGAAATAGCAATTTCCACATACACGTTTCGTGAAAAAAAATATTATGCAGGAATTATTAGAGATTATACTGAACGGTATAGAGTAGAAACTGAATTAAATAGACTTTCGGTGGCAGTTGAGCAGAGTTCAGCATCTATCGTAATTACAGATCCAAAAGGTACCATTGAATATGTAAACAAAGGTTTCACGGAAACGACAGGTTATTCATCTATAGAAGCTAAGGGTCAAAATCCGCGTATCCTTAAATCAGGATTAACGCCGCAGGCAACCTTTACCGATTTATGGAAAACATTAAACGAAGGGAAGCGATGGAGTGGAACGTTTATCAATAAGAAGAAAACAGGTGAACATTATTGGCAGCAGGCGACGCTATCTCCGATTTTGGACAAGTCGGGTAAATTGATTAATTATGTGGGTGTTATTGAAGACATTAGTCTTCAAAAAATGAAAGAAGAAATATTACGAGTCAATGAACAGCGCTATAGAACGTTTTTTGAAGACGATGTCAGCGGCGCTTACATTGCAAGACCAGATGGCAATATCATCGTATGCAACAAGGCGTTTCGACAAATATTCGAATTTGAAGAACATGGTAATTCGGATCCCGCGATTATGTTGCAGTCTTTGTATGAAAATCAAGAACAATGGAATGCTACGCTTGTACGTTTACAACGGGAACATAGATTGGATAATCTGCGAGAAAAATTGCGAACGCACGCTGGAAATAGTGTGCATGTGGTTGAAAATTTGGTCGGAACAATTGATGAGCATGGAGATCTGAGAGAGATCAACGGTTATTTGCTGAATGAAACACGATTAAAATTATTAGAACATCAATTACTGCAATCTCAAAAAATGGAGAGTGTCGGGACACTGGCGGCGGGTGTCGCGCATGATTTTAATAATGTCCTGGCAATCATTCTCAACGCATCAGAAGTGTTGCGAATGGAATTATCCGACAATCCTACCTTTTTAAAATATGTTGATGTCATCACACAAAGTGCAAAAAGAGGATCTGCCATAGCAAAAGAAATTCTTTTATTTTCAAGACGCGACAAAATTACATCGGTGCCTATTTCTATAAATAAAGCAATTGCACAGATCCTGAATTTCCTTGAACATTCCCTGCCAAAATCAGTCAGCATAGAGTTACATATTCCCAAAGACCAAGAATTTGAGGTGATGGGAGACTATTCATTGATTGAACAAGTATATCTCAACTTGAGCATTAATGCATCCGACTCAATGCCGCAAGGGGGAAAATTAATTTTAGGAGTACGGTCGGTAGATAAAAATGTGCTCTACCAAAAGTTTGCCGTCCAGACAGTTGATAACTTTATTGAACTATCTGTTTCCGATTCAGGAATGGGAATTGACGATGTATTACTCGATAGAATTTTTGATCCATTTTTTACGACTAAAAAAATAGAAAAAGGAACTGGATTGGGACTTTCCATTGTGCACGGTATTGTGTCGAGTTTGAACGGTTATATCGACGTTGAAAGTACTATTGGCAAAGGGACAACATTTAGAATCTATTTACCGCTGACCAAAGAAAAGGCAGAGAAAGAAAAAGATTTTGTCCACATTACTTCGCATCAACACACAGAAACAATACTATTGGTTGATGACGAACAGGAGCTTTTGGACATTATGAGCGAGGCATTATCGCTCTATGGATATAAAACCATTGGTGTGCTAGATGTTGATTCGGCACTTGCACTTCTGCGGAAATCGGAAAAAGATATTTCCATTGTCATCACCGATATAGCAATGCCAAACAGAACGGGTGATGAATTAATACAAGAAATGAAAATATTATATCCTGATAAAAAGATAATAGTGCTAAGCGGATTTGGTGATCAAAATACCATAGCAAATATTAAGGAACTGGGCATTGATATTTTTCTTCACAAGCCAATAGAAATAGAACTATTAATAGAAACTCTTGAAAAAGTATTGGAAAAAACAAAACAGCCTGTTTAA
- a CDS encoding roadblock/LC7 domain-containing protein has product MAGSLTELSKTVFQEIYADIPETRGIIVASHDGLPLVSDIKGNTSADKLAALMATTISMGRRIMPSLSLGEVSEFTITSSEGRLFIYLIGTSAALCIITPKTVNIGMVFLRATESAKKLAGAVG; this is encoded by the coding sequence ATGGCCGGATCACTAACTGAATTATCAAAAACCGTGTTTCAAGAAATTTATGCCGATATCCCTGAAACACGAGGCATCATTGTCGCGTCACATGACGGACTACCGCTGGTCTCCGATATCAAGGGGAATACTTCGGCAGATAAACTTGCCGCCCTCATGGCAACAACCATCAGTATGGGTCGACGAATTATGCCGTCATTGTCACTAGGTGAAGTGTCTGAGTTTACAATTACATCATCAGAAGGCCGGTTGTTCATTTACTTAATTGGTACATCAGCGGCTTTGTGCATTATAACGCCCAAAACCGTTAATATTGGAATGGTATTTCTGCGGGCAACCGAATCCGCAAAAAAACTGGCCGGTGCAGTCGGATAA
- a CDS encoding CZB domain-containing protein, translating into MITNQLQSLVSQLDYLILQHVNYLNKLDECVRLQTVFEHKKHTECNFGKLFYSDIWPSVQNFPDDIKQVIKEIEDEHRIFHTTASEVNTLKPTQETVDATTACKLILKLYHLEELVKKYSL; encoded by the coding sequence ATGATTACCAATCAATTACAGAGTTTGGTAAGCCAATTAGATTATTTGATTTTGCAGCATGTTAACTACTTGAACAAACTTGATGAATGTGTTCGACTCCAAACGGTATTTGAACACAAAAAACATACTGAGTGCAATTTTGGAAAACTCTTTTATTCGGATATATGGCCATCAGTACAAAATTTTCCGGATGATATTAAACAGGTCATTAAAGAAATTGAGGATGAACATCGGATTTTCCACACAACCGCGAGCGAAGTGAATACACTCAAACCAACACAAGAGACAGTGGATGCAACAACAGCATGTAAATTAATCCTCAAATTATATCATCTGGAAGAGTTAGTGAAAAAATATTCATTATAA